CCGCGTGCGGAAAGCGGATGCGCGCGGATAGATCCAACCGGTTCTGGTACGCAAATTCGCCCAGGCCGTGGCGATAGAGCGCATCGAGAAATTCCGCCGTCACCGCATCCAGCGGACCGTTCTCCACCGCGATCTGCGCCGGCACGCCTGCCTTGTAGTAGCTCACGCCCGCGACCCAGTGCAGCAGGCGCAGGGCCGCATCCAGCGCCGGCCGGCGCGCGTTCGCCACGGTCGGCGCGCCGGGAAAGCGGATGCGCTCGATGAGTTCGACGTCCTGGTCGTAGGCGTAGACAAGCTCAGCCGTATCGCCGGCGAGCGTGCAGCGTACGAAACGGAAGGCGGTAGCCTGTCGAGGGTCCTTCAACACGCTCAAATCACGATCTCCTGCGCCGGGGCGCGCAGATTGTAGTGCGAAGCCATGGTGGCGCCGTAGGCACCGCCCTGGGCGATCAGGATCACATCACCTTCCTCGCAGGCGGGCAGCTTGCGATTGGCGCCCAGGACGTCGCCCGATTCGCAGATCGGCCCGACCACCTGGTAGAGCGTATCGGCGGGCTGCTCCAGGCGGGTCAGGTTCACGATCTCGTGCCAGGCGTCGTACAGCGCGGGGCGGATCAGGGAATTCATGCCGGCGGTCAGGCCGACGTAGCGGTAGTCGCCCTTGCGCTTGGTCTGCGACACCTGCGTCAGCAGCACGCCGGCTTCCGCGACCAGGTAGCGCCCCGGCTCCATCCACAACTGGAACTGTGGATAGGCGGCCTTGATTTCCGCCAGCGCCGCATCCAGGGCCGCCAGGTCCATCGGCGCCTCGTCCGGCCGCGCGGGCACGCCAAGCCCGCCGCCGATATTGATCGCCTCGATGCGCGTGAATCGCTGCGCCAGGGCAGCCAGCTGGCCGTACACCTCATGCCAGTGCCCCGCATCGAGGATGCCCGATCCCAGGTGCGCATGAAGCCCGACCACGTGGACGTCGTGCTGGCGCGCGAGCGTGCGGAAGGTCTCGATCTCGTCCATGGCCAGGCCGAACTTCGAACCGGCGCCGCCGGTACGCACCTTGTCGTGGTGGCCGCGCCCCACGCCCAGGTCGACACGCAGGATGATGTCGCGGCCGCGGAATGCCTCGCCCCAATGGGCCAGCGGGTGCAGGTTGTCCAGCGTGACCCGCGCGCCCATCTGCAGCGCCGCCTCGTACTCGGCGCGCGGCGCAAAATTCGGCGTGAACAGGAGACGACCGCCCTTGACCAGACGCGAGGCGGCGCCCAGTTCCTCCAGCGACACGCACTCAAGGCCGAAGCCTTCTTCACTGATCGCCTGCAGCACATCCGGATGGCTGTTCGCCTTCAGGGCGTAGAACCAACGGTCGGGTGCCGACAGCGCGCGCAGACGCCGGGCACGCTCACGCACGGTCGACAGGTCGTACACATAGCTCGGCGCAGCCTGTTGCCGCGCCAGTTCGAGAAGGTCGGTGCGGCGCAACTGCCACCAGGGTGTTTCGCGAACATGGTGGCCGACGTAGATGTCGGTCCAGGCCGGCCCGAACACGCTCGGATCTTCAGCGCGCAGGGCATCGGCCTTGATCAGCGCGGCGTGCAGTGTCGGCACCAGGCCGTCGGCTGCCGCCTCGTCGATCACGATGGTCAGGTTCAGATTGTTCGACGACTGCGAGATCAGGTGTACCCGCACCATGTCGAACTCGGCCAGCACCCCTGCCAGGCGCGGCAACAAGGCCCGCATGCCGCGACCGACCATGGTGATCGCCGCACACGGCGCAATCACCTTGACCCGGCACACCTCCGCCAGATCAGCCGCCAAGGCCGACAGAACGTCCGAATTGACCAGGTTCTCCGACGGATCCAGCGACACCGTCACGTTGGTCTCGGCGGAGCTGATCAGGTCGATTGACAGGCCGTGGCGCTTGAAGCGCTCGAACACGTCGGCCAGGAAGCCGACCTGCTGCCACATGCCGATCGACTCCATCGATATCAGGGTGATGCCGCGACGTTCACTGATCGCCTTGACGCTGGGGGCCGCCGAGGAAGCGAGTGCGCCGATTTCGGTGCCCGGCAATTCCGGCCGGTTCGTGTCACGCACGGCGAGCGGCACATGCGCCTCGCGTACCGGATTGATGCAGCGCGGATGCAGGACCTTCGCGCCGGTCGTGGCGATTTCCTGGGCTTCCTCATAGTCCAGGTGCGACAGCAGGCGTGCCGCCGGAACGATGCGCGGATTGGCCGAGAACATGCCGGCCACGTCGGTCCATATCTCCACCTTTTCCGCTTTCAACAAAGCACCAAAATACGAAGCCGACGTATCCGAGCCACCACGCCCAAGGATGACCGTCTCGCCAGCCTCATTGCGGGCCATGAACCCCTGGCTGATGAGGACGTCGCCGTGGGCGGCGAGCGTGGCGGGCAACTGGGCACAGGGCGCCGTCGGGACAGATGCGGACAGATAGCGACCCCAGTCCGTCTGGTTCGGCAAGGCCTTGGCCAGGAGGTGTTCGCGCGCATCGAGCCAACGCGTGGCAAGTCCCTGGCTGGAAAGATAGGCCACGCCCAGCGTACTCGACAGCTGCTCGCCCAACGCCAGCACTTCCGCCTGCCAGGGCAGGTCACCCGTCTCGGCACGCGAATCGCGGCTGAGCGCGGTGAGCCGGTCGAGCCAGTACTGCATCGTCGAACGATCGGTGAGGCCCAGCTCAAGGAACATGGCTTCGTGGCGCGCGTGGATTTCGGCGCACACCGCCACGCGTTTGCTGACGTCGCCGCGCGATTCGGCGATCGATTTGAGTTTGTCTGTGATTCCCGAGAGCGCCGAGACGATGATCAGCACGCGTTTTCCGCGCGCATGCCAGTCGGCGGCGATGCGGCGGATGGTGTCCCAACGGGGACGCGTGGATACGCTGGTGCCGC
This genomic stretch from Tahibacter amnicola harbors:
- a CDS encoding bifunctional aspartate kinase/diaminopimelate decarboxylase encodes the protein MNPVAPAPLAQAGWVVVKFGGTSVSTRPRWDTIRRIAADWHARGKRVLIIVSALSGITDKLKSIAESRGDVSKRVAVCAEIHARHEAMFLELGLTDRSTMQYWLDRLTALSRDSRAETGDLPWQAEVLALGEQLSSTLGVAYLSSQGLATRWLDAREHLLAKALPNQTDWGRYLSASVPTAPCAQLPATLAAHGDVLISQGFMARNEAGETVILGRGGSDTSASYFGALLKAEKVEIWTDVAGMFSANPRIVPAARLLSHLDYEEAQEIATTGAKVLHPRCINPVREAHVPLAVRDTNRPELPGTEIGALASSAAPSVKAISERRGITLISMESIGMWQQVGFLADVFERFKRHGLSIDLISSAETNVTVSLDPSENLVNSDVLSALAADLAEVCRVKVIAPCAAITMVGRGMRALLPRLAGVLAEFDMVRVHLISQSSNNLNLTIVIDEAAADGLVPTLHAALIKADALRAEDPSVFGPAWTDIYVGHHVRETPWWQLRRTDLLELARQQAAPSYVYDLSTVRERARRLRALSAPDRWFYALKANSHPDVLQAISEEGFGLECVSLEELGAASRLVKGGRLLFTPNFAPRAEYEAALQMGARVTLDNLHPLAHWGEAFRGRDIILRVDLGVGRGHHDKVRTGGAGSKFGLAMDEIETFRTLARQHDVHVVGLHAHLGSGILDAGHWHEVYGQLAALAQRFTRIEAINIGGGLGVPARPDEAPMDLAALDAALAEIKAAYPQFQLWMEPGRYLVAEAGVLLTQVSQTKRKGDYRYVGLTAGMNSLIRPALYDAWHEIVNLTRLEQPADTLYQVVGPICESGDVLGANRKLPACEEGDVILIAQGGAYGATMASHYNLRAPAQEIVI